The nucleotide window CCGGCCGGCAGGCCGGCCACCGTCGCAGCCGGCGCGCTTGCTTCCCAGGCGATTTTCGCCACCAGCACCGCCGCCGCGCAGGCAACCGGCCAGCGCAGCGCCGGCCGATCGCGCCATGCCAGCACACCGGCCAGCGCGGCAACCAGCATCGACAGCCCCGAAACCCCGCGGTACTCTGCCAAGTCGGGCGCGCATGCCAGCAAGCCGGCGGAAATCCCTGCTGCGCCGGCTGCCAGGATGATGCCGAAGCGGCGCGCGCCGAGCATCGACTCCGCCAGCAGCCCCGCCGCCAGCAGCGCCAGCGCATCCGCTGCCGCATGGGACAGCGAGTAATGCACCAGATGACCGGTCCACAGCCGCCACACCTCGCCGTGCAGGATCGCGGCGCGCTCCCAGGCAAGGGCGGCGGCCAGCCGGTCGCCCAGGCCATGCGCCGCCACGCACAATGCCGCCAGCACCGGCGTCACCCGCACGCGTTCAGCCACGGCGCCGCACCGCCCAAGCCGCCACGCC belongs to Pseudoduganella albidiflava and includes:
- the rrtA gene encoding rhombosortase, translating into MAERVRVTPVLAALCVAAHGLGDRLAAALAWERAAILHGEVWRLWTGHLVHYSLSHAAADALALLAAGLLAESMLGARRFGIILAAGAAGISAGLLACAPDLAEYRGVSGLSMLVAALAGVLAWRDRPALRWPVACAAAVLVAKIAWEASAPAATVAGLPAGVAVAWQAHWLGLLAGACAAAIVPGRTTANRMTVG